One genomic window of Dethiosulfovibrio salsuginis includes the following:
- a CDS encoding endonuclease/exonuclease/phosphatase family protein produces MRKKLALCAVLFAWTLIWVPQLQALTIGTFNMEYFTVKGGKAYTSDDCAHLAKLIETSGADLLALQEIVENRSLEYLLDNYLPQWSYTGNQTEGKQNLFFIWNKNKINITTPIEPLFTEDTINWGGKVVPLFRRHPIKATFREVETGAEFSVINVHLRSLGTAGSKDRLAAVAMNNGIRQAQVIKLNHAAEEEKGPLFILGDFNSVEVTGATFPFFPLTEEHSYDDFQCTIDHIGYVNLAPSKNWRIRVIETSIPRRSVGGRQHPDHDIVVLSMPDLLQSNL; encoded by the coding sequence ATGAGAAAAAAGCTCGCCCTATGTGCCGTTCTATTTGCCTGGACCTTAATATGGGTTCCTCAATTACAGGCACTAACCATAGGAACCTTTAACATGGAGTATTTCACCGTGAAAGGGGGCAAAGCCTACACAAGCGACGATTGCGCCCATTTAGCTAAACTTATAGAGACCTCAGGAGCCGATCTGCTGGCCCTTCAGGAGATCGTGGAAAACCGATCGTTGGAGTACCTTTTAGATAACTACCTCCCCCAGTGGAGCTATACAGGGAATCAGACGGAAGGGAAGCAAAATCTTTTTTTTATATGGAACAAGAACAAAATCAACATCACTACCCCTATCGAACCTCTCTTTACGGAAGATACGATCAACTGGGGAGGAAAGGTCGTTCCGCTGTTTAGAAGACACCCTATAAAGGCCACCTTTCGTGAAGTCGAGACGGGAGCGGAGTTCTCCGTGATAAACGTCCATCTCCGAAGTCTGGGCACCGCAGGATCGAAAGACCGGTTGGCGGCGGTGGCCATGAACAACGGTATCCGACAGGCCCAGGTTATAAAGCTAAATCACGCAGCGGAGGAGGAAAAGGGACCTCTGTTTATCCTAGGAGATTTTAATTCCGTTGAGGTTACAGGGGCGACATTCCCCTTTTTCCCCCTCACCGAGGAGCACAGTTACGACGACTTTCAATGCACCATCGACCACATAGGATACGTCAACTTGGCTCCGAGTAAAAACTGGCGTATCAGGGTTATAGAGACCTCTATACCGAGGAGAAGCGTCGGAGGAAGGCAGCACCCGGATCACGATATAGTGGTCCTATCTATGCCCGATCTGCTTCAAAGCAATCTTTGA
- a CDS encoding SpoIIE family protein phosphatase, with translation MFRIKKRGLAFKLIAFIVLGTGSILAAIGGYGYFCSKSILKDELVVRVKGLGELAADRFSRITLVVETVTRDIALSLAFYEPFDKNLLPLLESILSAHDEVSGLFVALPPGKEDDYSRIFVYKDGRGLHRKKLADDYDVHSKSWYYLPVSRRAPVWTDPYFGYGGSERSVISYGVPVYDLEDRLSAVVVCDLSLDWLADVMDSLNIPKGGEGFILDENGVFLAHRDRRLINTESLWPIAGIAGKEAQKEIIEVEDYMGKDGWIFFRPIGDAGWSMGIFFPETAVTGSLNDLIRSQLYMALGGLLLLVLVALAISKAITGPIGSLSAATETLASGDFDFPLPHISGEDEVAQLSRSFSSMRLSLLAYIRELNDTTAARERMESELSIARSIQMSLVPRTFPPFPERDDLDLYANLEPAREVAGDFYDFLMLDENRILIVVGDVSGKGVPAALFMAVTRTFIRAFAKEGLSPGAILTRLNDEISRDNESCMFVTVFCAVVDILDRSLRYSSGGHPPPILIKDRSARTLPPIKGPLVGPMEGVDFQEGEASLAPGETMFIYTDGMTEATDPSGAFLGEELPLLWLKESEGLSSEDLVKLIGSRVKFFAGEAPQYDDITMLALKIKDCFEADRA, from the coding sequence ATGTTCCGTATAAAAAAAAGGGGACTTGCCTTTAAACTGATCGCCTTCATAGTTTTAGGCACCGGCTCCATCCTGGCGGCGATCGGAGGATACGGCTATTTCTGCTCAAAATCAATCCTGAAAGACGAGCTTGTGGTCAGGGTGAAAGGCCTAGGGGAATTGGCTGCCGACAGGTTTAGCCGGATTACCTTGGTCGTCGAGACGGTAACCAGGGATATAGCCTTATCTCTGGCCTTTTACGAGCCTTTCGACAAAAACCTTCTGCCCCTCCTGGAGTCGATTTTGTCCGCTCACGATGAGGTTAGCGGCCTTTTCGTGGCCCTTCCTCCGGGAAAAGAGGATGATTATTCGCGGATCTTTGTGTACAAAGATGGTCGAGGACTCCATCGTAAAAAACTGGCGGATGACTACGATGTACACTCTAAAAGCTGGTACTATCTCCCTGTTAGCCGGAGGGCTCCGGTCTGGACGGATCCCTATTTTGGCTACGGTGGTAGCGAACGATCGGTCATTTCCTACGGTGTACCGGTCTACGATTTGGAGGACAGGTTATCGGCGGTGGTGGTCTGCGATCTCTCCCTGGACTGGTTGGCTGACGTTATGGACTCTCTTAATATCCCCAAAGGGGGTGAGGGGTTTATCCTGGACGAGAATGGGGTCTTCCTCGCTCACCGGGATCGTCGCCTCATCAACACCGAGAGCCTCTGGCCTATAGCCGGTATAGCGGGAAAAGAGGCTCAAAAGGAGATTATAGAGGTCGAGGACTATATGGGAAAAGATGGGTGGATTTTCTTCCGTCCCATAGGGGATGCCGGATGGTCTATGGGGATTTTCTTTCCCGAGACCGCCGTTACCGGATCTCTCAACGATCTTATTCGTTCTCAGCTTTATATGGCTCTAGGAGGGCTTCTGCTTCTTGTCTTAGTCGCTTTGGCTATATCGAAGGCCATAACCGGCCCTATAGGATCCTTGTCCGCCGCGACCGAGACCCTGGCCTCAGGGGACTTTGATTTCCCCCTGCCCCACATCTCCGGCGAAGACGAGGTTGCTCAGCTGTCCAGGTCCTTTTCCTCTATGAGGCTCAGCCTTCTCGCCTACATAAGGGAGCTTAACGATACTACCGCCGCCAGGGAGAGGATGGAAAGCGAGTTGTCCATCGCGAGGTCCATCCAGATGAGCCTGGTGCCGAGGACCTTTCCTCCTTTTCCTGAAAGAGACGACCTAGATCTCTACGCTAACTTAGAGCCCGCTAGAGAGGTCGCCGGAGATTTTTATGATTTTTTAATGTTAGACGAGAATCGTATTCTTATAGTTGTAGGAGATGTCTCAGGTAAAGGGGTCCCAGCTGCGCTGTTTATGGCGGTGACCAGGACCTTTATAAGGGCCTTCGCGAAAGAAGGGCTCTCTCCAGGAGCTATTCTGACCAGACTGAACGACGAAATCTCCAGGGATAACGAATCCTGTATGTTCGTCACCGTATTCTGCGCTGTGGTGGATATTCTAGACCGATCCTTGAGGTACAGTTCCGGCGGTCATCCTCCCCCTATCTTGATCAAGGATCGGTCGGCTCGAACCTTGCCCCCGATAAAAGGGCCTCTCGTCGGCCCGATGGAAGGGGTCGACTTTCAGGAAGGGGAGGCGTCGCTGGCACCAGGGGAGACTATGTTTATCTACACCGACGGGATGACCGAGGCTACCGATCCTTCAGGTGCTTTTCTGGGGGAGGAACTTCCCCTATTATGGCTAAAGGAGTCGGAGGGGTTGTCGAGTGAGGATCTGGTGAAGTTGATCGGCAGTAGAGTAAAGTTTTTTGCCGGAGAGGCACCTCAGTACGACGATATAACCATGCTTGCCTTAAAAATCAAAGATTGCTTTGAAGCAGATCGGGCATAG
- a CDS encoding ATP-binding protein produces the protein MVSCSQFFEADLSHLEDLRAFLCTQIEGLLSGNKVGYLDLAVEEVFVNICTYAYKVPPGRVEVTFTDDLDRVSVQFCDDGVPFDPLAHVEPDVRGSMDDRPQGGLGILLVRRVMDEVHYSREKGYNRLVLSLRK, from the coding sequence ATGGTAAGTTGCAGTCAGTTCTTCGAGGCCGACCTAAGCCATCTGGAGGACCTAAGGGCCTTTCTGTGCACCCAGATAGAGGGCCTTCTGTCGGGGAATAAAGTCGGATATCTCGACCTCGCCGTGGAGGAGGTTTTCGTGAACATATGCACCTATGCCTACAAAGTCCCTCCAGGCAGGGTAGAGGTTACCTTTACAGACGACCTGGACAGGGTCTCGGTGCAGTTCTGTGACGACGGTGTTCCCTTCGACCCTCTGGCCCATGTAGAGCCCGATGTCAGGGGCTCTATGGACGATCGTCCTCAGGGAGGACTGGGAATCCTTCTCGTCCGTAGAGTGATGGACGAGGTCCATTACAGCAGGGAAAAGGGATATAACCGGCTAGTGCTGTCGCTCAGAAAATAG
- a CDS encoding STAS domain-containing protein yields the protein MFISCEEKNERLVVLLSGRLDTLTAPDLDKAGSGWIEEGKIEVILNFADLEYISSAGLRSVLALSKGLVSQGGKLVLCGVSGMVEEVLSISGFDSFLPIYPDVDGALDSF from the coding sequence GTGTTCATTTCCTGTGAAGAAAAAAACGAAAGGTTGGTGGTCCTGCTTTCCGGGCGGCTGGACACCCTGACGGCCCCTGACCTGGATAAGGCGGGCTCTGGGTGGATTGAGGAGGGTAAAATCGAAGTAATCCTCAACTTTGCTGACCTTGAGTATATAAGCAGCGCCGGTCTTAGGAGCGTTTTGGCCCTTTCAAAGGGATTGGTGTCCCAAGGTGGGAAATTGGTGCTCTGTGGCGTCAGCGGAATGGTGGAGGAGGTCCTCTCTATCTCCGGTTTCGACAGTTTTCTCCCCATATATCCCGACGTAGACGGTGCCCTGGATAGCTTCTGA
- a CDS encoding putative metalloprotease CJM1_0395 family protein, which translates to MTIERISIRDAAAPVRTVAVGKDGNGTGPVPPVSAVRPADTVDRGKKSFTLPDKGTSQLQKAENKVRSMEQALRAQGGRYVSSVSYRYVTGPDGKKYIVGAEVSISAPQEIMEELGLTGGTPERIVGKQADKAYGRVAKTYEILKKSRSKDSAIEQEVERLERTDREVRAHEAAHQTAGGAFTSMATYEYVKGPDGKNYAVAGKVPIAVPSGGTSEETIRMMDIVKSSALAPGSPSGKDLSVAAEADNNASRAKQEIARRQAEKAYSPFRDADEGLLSMVA; encoded by the coding sequence ATGACGATTGAGCGGATTTCGATAAGAGATGCAGCGGCCCCGGTAAGGACGGTAGCTGTGGGGAAGGACGGAAATGGAACCGGACCGGTCCCGCCGGTCTCAGCCGTCAGACCTGCCGATACCGTAGACAGGGGGAAAAAGAGCTTCACCCTACCGGACAAAGGGACCTCTCAGCTTCAAAAGGCTGAAAATAAAGTTAGATCTATGGAACAGGCCCTGAGGGCTCAGGGGGGACGATACGTTTCGTCGGTTTCCTATCGTTACGTAACCGGCCCGGACGGGAAAAAATACATAGTCGGAGCGGAGGTCTCTATATCCGCCCCCCAGGAGATCATGGAAGAGCTGGGACTTACAGGGGGTACTCCGGAGAGAATCGTCGGAAAACAGGCGGATAAAGCCTACGGGAGGGTAGCCAAGACCTACGAGATACTGAAGAAGTCCCGTTCAAAGGACTCGGCGATCGAACAAGAGGTCGAGAGGCTGGAGAGGACCGATAGAGAGGTCAGGGCCCACGAGGCGGCCCACCAGACCGCAGGAGGGGCCTTCACCAGCATGGCCACCTACGAGTACGTCAAAGGCCCTGATGGCAAGAATTACGCCGTAGCGGGAAAAGTCCCTATAGCCGTTCCATCGGGAGGAACCTCGGAGGAGACCATCAGGATGATGGATATAGTTAAATCCTCCGCCTTAGCTCCAGGGAGCCCCTCGGGGAAAGATCTGTCGGTAGCGGCAGAGGCGGATAACAACGCATCCAGAGCTAAACAGGAGATAGCCAGAAGACAGGCGGAGAAGGCCTATTCGCCTTTTAGAGATGCAGACGAAGGACTATTGTCCATGGTAGCTTAA